CACGCCATCGGGGTGATCCCGCACGCCCTGGTGGCGCGCGAGGTGGCGCACGGGGGCCTGAGCGAGCTGCACGTCGTCGGCACCATGCACGAGCGCAAGGCGCTGATGTACGACCTGGCCGACGCCTTCGTGGCGCTCCCCGGGGGCTACGGGACGCTGGACGAGTTCTGCGAGGTGCTCACCTGGAGCCAGCTCGGGATCATCCCCAAGCCGTGCGGGCTGCTGAACGTGGAGGGGTACTTCGACCCGCTGCTGGCGCTCTTCGACCAGGCCGTGCGCGAGGGCTTCGTGCCGCCGCGCCACCGCGCGCTGGCGCTGGAGGACACCGACGCG
The genomic region above belongs to Longimicrobium sp. and contains:
- a CDS encoding TIGR00730 family Rossman fold protein gives rise to the protein MFCGSNPGTREAYAEAARSLGALLAERGLALVYGGGHVGLMGAVADAVLAAGGHAIGVIPHALVAREVAHGGLSELHVVGTMHERKALMYDLADAFVALPGGYGTLDEFCEVLTWSQLGIIPKPCGLLNVEGYFDPLLALFDQAVREGFVPPRHRALALEDTDAGRLLDRFAAFEPPATSKWIAPEER